A stretch of DNA from Streptomyces venezuelae:
CGTACAAGCCGGGCCTGCTGATCGAGCCCGGGGCCTCGCTGGCCGGCGAGGTGCGGCTGGTGGACATCGGGCTGGAGCTGCCGGGGCCGCCCGGGGAGGCGGCGGGGGAGCCGGCGGTGGAGGCGCTGGAGGACGCGGACGTGCGCCGGCTGCTGCCGGTACCCACGGCCGCGAGCGACAAGTACCGGCGCGGGGTGGTGGGCCTGATCGCCGGTTCCGCCCAGTACCCGGGCGCGGCCGTGCTGGCCGTGGCGGGTGCGCTGCGGGGCGGTGCGGGCGCGGTGCGGTACGTCGGCCCGGCGGCGGACGCGGTGCTCGCCCGCTACCCCGAGGTGCTGATCGGCAGGGGCCGGGTGCAGGCGTGGGTGATGGGCCCAGGGCTGGGCAGCGAGGAGGTCCCGCTGCCGGCCGGGGACGTACCCCTGCTGGCCGACGCGGACGGGCTGCGCGGCCTGACCCCCGAAGCGGTCCGGGCCCGCACCGCCGAGACCCTGCTGACCCCGCACGCCGGGGAGGCGGCGGCGCTGCTGGGCGTGTCCCGGGAGGAGGTCGAGCGGGGGCGGCTGGCGGCGGTGCGGGAGCTGGCGGACCGGTTCGGGGCGGTGGTGCTGTTGAAGGGGGCGGCGACGCTCGTGTGCGAACCGGGCGGCCGGGCTCCGGTACGGGTCAACCCGACGGGCTCGCACTGGCTGGCCACGGCGGGCAGCGGGGACGTGCTGTCGGGGCTGGCGGGCTCGCTGCTGGCGGCGGGGCTGCGAGCGCGGGACGCGGGCGCGGTGGCGGCGTACCTGCACGGCCGCGCGGCCGAACTCGCCTCCGGCGCGGCGCGGGACCCGGCCCGCGCCTCCGGCGCGCCGATCACGGCCCACGAGGTGGCCCTGGCCCTCCCGGCGGCCTGGCGCTCCCTGACCTGAGGCCCTGCCCGGCCCCCCGGCCCCGGCCCGGCCCGGGGCTTCGCCCCGAGCCCCCGGCTCCGCCGGGCGTGGTGCGGGGCTGTGCCCCGGGCCCGCGGCTTCGCCGGGCGGTGTGCGGGGCTGCGCCCCGGGCCCCCGGCTCCGCCGGAGCCGTCCCGGCCCGGGGGCTGCGCCCCGCGCCCCCCGGCTTCGCCCGGCCCGGCCCGGCCCGGGGGCGGTGGTCCGAGGTGACACAGGGGGCCGGGGTTTCGGCTGGTGGTGGGGCCGGGTGGGTGCTGTGGGGGGGCTGGGGGGAAAGGGGTCTGAGAGACTGACCGGGATGAACGAGAGACCGCGGGTATTCGCCGAGATCGACCTTGACGCCGTACGGGAGAACGTCCGTGCCCTGCGCGCCCGGGCGCCCCGGGCCGAACTGATGGCCGTCGTCAAGGCCGACGCCTACGGGCACGGGGCCGTCCCCTGCGCCCGCGCGGCCCGGGAGGCCGGCGCCTCCTGGCTCGGAACCGCCACGCCCGACGAGGCCCTGGCGCTGCGCGCCGCCGGTGTCGACGGACGGATCATGTGCTGGCTGTGGACCCCCGGCGGCCCCTGGCGCGAGGCCGTCGAAGCGGACATCGACGTCTCCGTCAGCGGAATGTGGGCCCTCGACGAGGTACGGGAGGCCGCCCGCGCGGCCGGCCGCCCCGCCAGGGTCCACCTGAAGGCCGACACCGGCCTCGGCCGCAACGGCTGCCAGCCCGCCGACTGGGCCGAGCTGGTCCAGGCCGCGGTGGCCGCCCAGGCCGAGGGCACCGTCACGGTCACCGGCCTCTGGTCCCACTTCGCCTGCGCCGACGAGCCCGGCCACCCCTCCATCCGGCTCCAGCTCGACGCCTTCCGCGACATGGTGGCGTACGCCGAGAAGGAGGGCGTCGAGCCCGAGGTCCGGCACATCGCCAACTCGCCCGCGACGCTGACCGTCCCCGACAGCCACTTCGACCTCGTCCGGACCGGCCTCGCCGTCTACGGCGTGTCGCCCGCCCCCGAGCTCGGCACCCCCGCCCAGCTGGGCCTGCGCCCCGCCATGACCCTCAAGGCCACCGTGGCCCTGGTGAAGACCGTGCCCGCCGGACACGGCGTCAGCTACGGCCACCACTACACCACCGCCGCCGAGACCGCCCTCGCGCTGATCCCGGCCGGCTACGCCGACGGCATTCCCCGGCACGCCTCCGGCCGCGCCCCGGTGCTGGTCGGCGGGCAGGTCAGGACCGCCGCCGGACGGGTGGCCATGGACCAGTTCGTCGTCGACCTCGGGCCCGGCGAGCACCGGGTGCGGGCCGGTGACGAGGCCGTCCTCTTCGGGACCGGCGAACACGGCGAACCCACCGCCGAGGACTGGGCTCAAGCGGCAGACACGATCGCGTATGAGATCGTCACCCGTATCGGAGGGCGGGTGCCTCGGGTGTACCGCAACGGCTGAGGCCGAGTGAGGACGGGCGGCGTGAGCGAGAACTGGCGGAAGGCCGGCTGGGCAGGTGCCGCGATCGGCGTCATGGCCGCGGGCGCGGCGGCCGGCGTCGCGGTCGAGCGGCTCACCGTGGGCCGCGGCATCCGGACGAGAGCACGGATCGCGCTCGACGCGGCCGGCCCCTACGGCTCGCTGCGCGGCCGGGAGGGCACCACCCGCGCCGAGGACGGCACCGAGCTCCACTACGAGGTCGACGACCTGCCCGCGGAGCCCCGGCGCCGCCGCCCGCTGCGCCGCAATGCCGCCGCCGGCCAGGTGACCGTGGTGTTCTGCCACGGGTACTGCCTCAGCCAGGACTCCTGGCACTTCCAGCGGGCCGCCCTCCGCGGTGTCGTCCGCAGCGTCTACTGGGACCAGCGCAGCCACGGCCGCTCCGACCGGGGGCTGTCCCAGGCCGACGGCGAACCGGTCACCATCGACCAGCTCGGCCGCGACCTCAAGGCCGTCATCGACGCCGCCGCCCCCGAGGGAAAGCTGGTGCTGGTCGGGCACTCCATGGGCGGCATGACGATCATGGCGCTGGCGGACCTCTTCCCGGAACTGGTCCGGGACCGGGTCCGCGGGGTGGTGCTGGCCGGCACCTCCGGCGGGCGCCTCGACGAGGTGACGTACGGACTTCCGGCCGTCGGCATGACCGCGGTGCGCCGGGTGCTGCCCGGGGTGCTGCGTGCGCTCGGCTCGCAGGTGGAACTGGTGGAGAAGGGCCGCAGGGCCACCGCCGACCTCTTCGCCGGCATGATCAAGCGGTACTCGTTCGGGTCCCGGGACGTGGACCCGGCGGTGACGCGCTTCGCCGAACGGCTGATCGAGGCCACGCCCATCGACGTGGTCGCCGAGTTCTACCCGGCCTTCCAGGTCCACGACAAATCGGCCGCGCTGCGGCGGTTCACCGGGGTTCCGGTCACCGTGATCGCCGGGGACAAGGACATGATCACCCCGCCCGAGCACAGCGAGGCCATCGCCGCCGAACTCCCCGATGCCGAGCTGGTGGTGCTGGAGAACACCGGACACCTGCTGATGCTGGAGCGCCCCGAGGCCGTCACCGGCCTGCTGCTGGACCTGCTGGGCCGCGCCGGGGCGGTGCCCGGAGCCACTACCGTTGGCTCCTATGGAAGCACCGCACACCCAGGCGGCTGAGACCGCCACCACCGTGGCCGCCGGCTCTGTCTCCGTCTCCGTCACCGTCGATTCCCCCGAGCGGATGCAGGACCTCGGCCGCCGGATCGCCGCCCTGCTGCGCCCCGGCGACCTCGTCCTGCTGACCGGTGAACTCGGCGCGGGCAAGACCACCCTGACCCGGGGACTGGGCGAGGGGCTGGGCGTGCGCGGGGCCGTGACCTCGCCGACCTTCGTGATCGCCCGGGTCCATCCCTCGCTGGTCGGCGGCCCGGCGCTGGTGCACGTGGACGCGTACCGGCTCGGTGGCGGGCTCGACGAGATGGAGGACCTGGACCTCGATGTGTCGCTGCCCGAATCGGTGATCGTGGTCGAGTGGGGCGACGGCAAGGTCGAGGACCTGTCCGAGGACCGGCTGCACGTGGTGATCGCGCGCGCGGTCGGCCACGAGGAGGTGCTCGACGACGTCCGCGAGGTCTCGGTACGGGGCGTGGGAGCGCGCTGGGGCGCGGAGCGCGGCGCGGACCAGCTCAAGGCGCTGGCGGAGCCGACCGCGTAGGGAAACGTACCGACAACTCGTCGGCAAGATATTGCGCGGGTGCCGGGCCGCGTGATGACATGGTACCGAGCACTGGTTAGGGCTACCTAACTTCGGCGTATCCGGATGCAGGAGGCAGCCATGGCGGCCATGTCGGCAGCAGAGCGGGGAGACGCGTCCCGCAGGTCCGGCCCCGCACTCGTCCCCTTCGGGCTGACCATGCAGGCGCTGCTCGCCTCGTGCGCGGCGGCGACGGCGGTCTCCACGCCCCCGAAGTCCGAACAGGCCGAGAGCGGCGAAGGAGACGGCGAGGGAGAGGGCGGCGGCGGGGCTCCCGGAGAAGCAGCCGCGGCTGCCTGAGGAGCTCCCCCGAGCTTCCCCGCGGGGGGTGCCGCCGTCAGCCGGCGTCCCCCGTCCGGGTGGTTCCGCGGATGATCGTCCCGGCGGCGAAAGCCGCCGGAGTGCGCCGTTACGGAACGACGACCACCTTCGAGGTGACCATCGCGAAGCCCCACATCGCGTCCCCGTCGGTCCGCGTCATCCGGATGCCGCCGGTCTTCTTGGCCGGGTCGGGCGCCGGCGTCGAGCCGTCCACCCGGGCGCTGAACCCGATCACCGTGCCCTCGTTGCTGGCGAACCGTACGACGTGCTCGATCGGCACCCCGTCCGAGCCGGTGACCGCGCCCGAGCGCGAGCCCACCACATAGCTGCCCGGCTTCGGGTGAACCGTGCTCGGCACCACCGGGAACGTCCGGGGCACCGCACCGGCGGCGGCCTCCACCAGCCAGACCCGCTTCTGGCCCACCGAGTAGACCACCCGCTTGCCGGTGCCCGAGTTCTCCGGGACCGCCACCGGCTTCGCCGGGTCCTGGGGCGCCGCGGGCTGCGGCGGGGCCGGGTTCGCGGGCTGCCGGGCCTCGGCCGCCGGCCGCGCCGGTGCACTCGCCGACGCCTGGTAGGCGAGGAAGCCGACCACGGCGATCGCCGCCGCCGTGAGCCCGGCCACGATTCCCGAGCTGCTGCGTGCCACCTTGCTCCACCTTCCCCGGTGCTGCCCCTGATCCAACCCTGGGTCGACGGTAGCAGCCGGGGCCCCGGGGATCCGGCCGCAACGGGCGCGGGCGACCGCCGTCCCCGGAGTCGTAGGCTGTTCGCGTGCTCTTGCTCGCAGTGGATACCGCCACCCCCGCCGTCACCGTCGCCCTCCACGACGGCGAGTCCGTCCTCGCCGAATCCAACAAGGTGGACGCGCGCCGACACGGGGAGCTGCTGCTGCCCTCCGTCGACGCCGTCCTCGCCGAGGCCGGCCTGAAGCTCGACGCCGTGACCGGCATCGTCGTGGGCACCGGCCCCGGCCCCTACACCGGGCTCCGGGTCGGCCTGGTCACCGCCGCCGCCTTCGCCTCCGCCCTCGGTGTGCCCGTCCACGGGCTGTGCACCCTCGACGGCCTCGCGTACGCCGCCGGGACGGCCGGGATCGAAGGCCCCTTCGTGGTCGCCACCGACGCGCGCCGCAAGGAGGTCTACTGGGCCCGGTACGAGGACCCGCGCACCCGGACGGGCGAGCCCGCCGTGGACCGGCCGGCCGACATCGCCGAGCAGGTGGCCGGGCTGCCGGCGGTGGGCGCGGGCGCACTGCTCTACCCCGAGGTCTTCCCGGACGCCCGCGGCCCCGAGCACCAGTCGGCCGCGGCCCTCGCCTCCCTCGCGGCGGAACGGCTCGCGGCCGGGCAGGAGGCCACCGGATTCCTGCCGCCGACCCCGCTCTACCTCCGCCGGCCCGACGCGCAGGTCCCCAAGAACTACAAGGTGGTCACCCCCCAGTGACCACCGCCGCGTCCACCGAGGCCACCGGGGCCGTCGTGCTGCGCGAGATGCGCTGGTGGGACATCGAGCCGGTGCTGGAGCTGGAGCACGAGCTGTTCCCCGAGGACGCCTGGTCCGCCGGCATGTTCTGGTCCGAACTCGCCCACGCGCGCGGCCCGCAGGCCACCCGCCGCTATGTGGTGGCCGAGGAGCGCGGCACCGGCCGCCTGGTCGGCTACGCCGGACTGGCCGCGGCCGGCGACCTGGCCGACGTACAGACCATCGCGTCCGCCCGCGACCAGTGGGGGACCGGACTCGGCGCCCGGCTGCTGACCGACCTGCTGCGCGCCGCCACCGCCTTCGAATGCACCGAGGTGCTGCTGGAGGTGCGGGTGGACAACACCCGCGCCCAGCGGCTCTACGAGCGCTTCGGCTTCGAGCCGATCGGCTTCCGGCGCGGCTACTACCAGCCCGGTAACGTCGACGCGCTCGTGATGCGCCTCTGTGACCCTGCAAGCTCCGTTCCTGTGCGACCCGTGCGAAGTGAGAACCATGGCTGACGAACCCCTCGTCCTCGGCATCGAGACCTCCTGCGACGAGACCGGAGTCGGGATCGTCCGTGGCACCACCCTGCTCGCCGACGCGATCGCCTCCAGCGTCGACGAACACGCGCGCTTCGGCGGTGTGGTGCCCGAGGTCGCCTCGCGGGCCCACCTGGAGGCGATGGTCCCGACCATCGAGCGGGCCCTGCAGGAAGCCGGGGTGTCCGCCCGGGACCTGGACGGCATCGCGGTGACGGCCGGACCCGGTCTGGCCGGCGCCCTGCTGGTCGGCACCTCCGCGGCGAAGGCCTACGCCTACGCCCTGGGCAAGCCGCTGTACGGGGTGAACCACCTGGCCTCGCACATCTGCGTGGACCAGCTGGAGCACGGGCCGCTGCCCGAGCCGACCATGGCCCTGCTGGTGTCCGGCGGCCACTCCTCGCTGCTGCTGGCACCGGACATCACCTCCGACGTCCGGCCGCTCGGCGCCACCATCGACGATGCGGCGGGCGAGGCCTTCGACAAGATCGCCCGGGTGCTGAACCTGGGCTTCCCCGGCGGCCCGGTGATCGACCGGCTGGCCAAGGAGGGCGACCCGGCCGCCATCAACTTCCCGCGCGGGCTGACCGGGCCGCGCGATGCGGCGTACGACTTCTCCTTCTCCGGGCTGAAGACGGCCGTGGCGCGCTGGATCGAGGCCAAGCGGAACGCCGGCGAGGACGTGCCGGTGCGCGATGTGGCGGCGTCCTTCCAGGAGGCCGTGGTGGACGTGCTCACCCGCAAGGCCATCCGGGCCTGCAAGGACGAGGGCGTCGACCACCTGATGATCGGCGGCGGTGTGGCGGCCAACTCCCGGCTGCGCGCGCTGGCGCAGGAGCGCTGCGACGACGCGGGCATCGTCCTGCGGGTTCCGCGGCCCAAGCTGTGCACGGACAACGGGGCGATGGTGGCGGCGCTGGGCGCGGAGATGGTCGCCCGGAACCGGCCGGCCTCGGACTGGGACCTGTCCGCGGACTCCTCCCTGCCGGTCACCGACCCGCATGTGCCGGGCACCTCGCACGGCCACGGGCACGGGCATGGCAGCGGCCACGGCCATGGGCACGGCCACGACCACGACCACGTGCACGAACTGAGCAAGGACAACCTGTACTCGTGAGCATCACGGTGGCACTGATGTGGGAGGCCCGGGCCGTCGACGGGCGGGGCAACGAGCTGCTCGAATGGGCCCGTTCGCGGGTGCTGGAGCGCGAACCGCTGCGCCGCGAGGTGCTCCGGGCCCCGCAGGACCGGGTCCTCGTCATCACCTGGTGGGAGGCCGGCTCCCTCACCGAGGAACTGCCCGAACTCCCGGAGCCGGCCCAGGACCTGATCGCCCGTCCGGTGCACCGCTGGCGCTTCGAATCGGTGACCTGACGCCGTCGTGGCGGAGTCCGGCGTTCCTGGACCACGGTCCCGCTATGGTCATGCGCATGCCTCGCCGTCATCTGCCGCCCCCACCGCCGCCGGCGCACCTGCGCGCCTGGCATGACGAGGCCGTCCTGAGGGACGACCGGGCCACGTTCCTGGCCGAGTTGGCGCGGCAGAGCCTCGGCCTCACCCGGCTGCTGCTGCTCTGGTCCGTCGCCGCCGTCTTCGCGTTCGGCTGGTCCTTCCTCGGCATGGCCCTGATGTCCTTCGAACAGGGCGACGGCCTCGGCGCCGTGATCGGCGCGGTGTTCGCCGCGCTCGGGTTCGGTGTGCTGGTGCCGGCCGGATTCTGGTTCGCCTGGGGTGCGCGGCGGGACCGCGAGGTGCGGCAACTGCTGTGCGCGTGGGCCGAATCGGAGCCGCCCGCCGGGGTCCCGGCCGGCCATCCGGCGGCCGGGCTGCGGCTGTGTGCGCCGGGCCGCAGCCTGGGCTGGCTGCTGAGCTCCGCCGTGCTGTGCGCGGCCGGCCTCTGGGTGGCCTTCGGCTGGGCGGCCTCGGCCCGGCCGGACGGGACCACGTACGCCACGTACGCCGAGGTCGCGTACTACATCGGCCTCGGCATGATCCTCTGGGTCACCGGGCTGCTGGGCGCCGGCAAGGCCGCCGCCCACTACCGGTGGGCGGCACGGGTCTTCACCGGGCCGGCGACGCGGGCGAGCCGATGAGCACGGACGGGGCCCCGGCCACCCGGGTGAGGAACACGGTCGCCGCGTTCCG
This window harbors:
- the alr gene encoding alanine racemase, with amino-acid sequence MNERPRVFAEIDLDAVRENVRALRARAPRAELMAVVKADAYGHGAVPCARAAREAGASWLGTATPDEALALRAAGVDGRIMCWLWTPGGPWREAVEADIDVSVSGMWALDEVREAARAAGRPARVHLKADTGLGRNGCQPADWAELVQAAVAAQAEGTVTVTGLWSHFACADEPGHPSIRLQLDAFRDMVAYAEKEGVEPEVRHIANSPATLTVPDSHFDLVRTGLAVYGVSPAPELGTPAQLGLRPAMTLKATVALVKTVPAGHGVSYGHHYTTAAETALALIPAGYADGIPRHASGRAPVLVGGQVRTAAGRVAMDQFVVDLGPGEHRVRAGDEAVLFGTGEHGEPTAEDWAQAADTIAYEIVTRIGGRVPRVYRNG
- the tsaE gene encoding tRNA (adenosine(37)-N6)-threonylcarbamoyltransferase complex ATPase subunit type 1 TsaE; protein product: MEAPHTQAAETATTVAAGSVSVSVTVDSPERMQDLGRRIAALLRPGDLVLLTGELGAGKTTLTRGLGEGLGVRGAVTSPTFVIARVHPSLVGGPALVHVDAYRLGGGLDEMEDLDLDVSLPESVIVVEWGDGKVEDLSEDRLHVVIARAVGHEEVLDDVREVSVRGVGARWGAERGADQLKALAEPTA
- the tsaB gene encoding tRNA (adenosine(37)-N6)-threonylcarbamoyltransferase complex dimerization subunit type 1 TsaB, which translates into the protein MLLLAVDTATPAVTVALHDGESVLAESNKVDARRHGELLLPSVDAVLAEAGLKLDAVTGIVVGTGPGPYTGLRVGLVTAAAFASALGVPVHGLCTLDGLAYAAGTAGIEGPFVVATDARRKEVYWARYEDPRTRTGEPAVDRPADIAEQVAGLPAVGAGALLYPEVFPDARGPEHQSAAALASLAAERLAAGQEATGFLPPTPLYLRRPDAQVPKNYKVVTPQ
- a CDS encoding NAD(P)H-hydrate dehydratase, with translation MRTAYRVETVRAAERALMARLPEGALMQRAAAGLAAVCAQRLGRVSGSRVALLVGPGDNGGDALYAGARLARRGAGVWAVPMDPERMHPGGLAALLRAGGRTADRVPERVDLVLDGLVGIGGRGGLRAAAAGLADGVPAGVPVVAVDLPSGVDADTGETAGRAVAAGLTVTFGAYKPGLLIEPGASLAGEVRLVDIGLELPGPPGEAAGEPAVEALEDADVRRLLPVPTAASDKYRRGVVGLIAGSAQYPGAAVLAVAGALRGGAGAVRYVGPAADAVLARYPEVLIGRGRVQAWVMGPGLGSEEVPLPAGDVPLLADADGLRGLTPEAVRARTAETLLTPHAGEAAALLGVSREEVERGRLAAVRELADRFGAVVLLKGAATLVCEPGGRAPVRVNPTGSHWLATAGSGDVLSGLAGSLLAAGLRARDAGAVAAYLHGRAAELASGAARDPARASGAPITAHEVALALPAAWRSLT
- a CDS encoding alpha/beta fold hydrolase — encoded protein: MAAGAAAGVAVERLTVGRGIRTRARIALDAAGPYGSLRGREGTTRAEDGTELHYEVDDLPAEPRRRRPLRRNAAAGQVTVVFCHGYCLSQDSWHFQRAALRGVVRSVYWDQRSHGRSDRGLSQADGEPVTIDQLGRDLKAVIDAAAPEGKLVLVGHSMGGMTIMALADLFPELVRDRVRGVVLAGTSGGRLDEVTYGLPAVGMTAVRRVLPGVLRALGSQVELVEKGRRATADLFAGMIKRYSFGSRDVDPAVTRFAERLIEATPIDVVAEFYPAFQVHDKSAALRRFTGVPVTVIAGDKDMITPPEHSEAIAAELPDAELVVLENTGHLLMLERPEAVTGLLLDLLGRAGAVPGATTVGSYGSTAHPGG
- the rimI gene encoding ribosomal protein S18-alanine N-acetyltransferase; translated protein: MRWWDIEPVLELEHELFPEDAWSAGMFWSELAHARGPQATRRYVVAEERGTGRLVGYAGLAAAGDLADVQTIASARDQWGTGLGARLLTDLLRAATAFECTEVLLEVRVDNTRAQRLYERFGFEPIGFRRGYYQPGNVDALVMRLCDPASSVPVRPVRSENHG
- the tsaD gene encoding tRNA (adenosine(37)-N6)-threonylcarbamoyltransferase complex transferase subunit TsaD, with translation MADEPLVLGIETSCDETGVGIVRGTTLLADAIASSVDEHARFGGVVPEVASRAHLEAMVPTIERALQEAGVSARDLDGIAVTAGPGLAGALLVGTSAAKAYAYALGKPLYGVNHLASHICVDQLEHGPLPEPTMALLVSGGHSSLLLAPDITSDVRPLGATIDDAAGEAFDKIARVLNLGFPGGPVIDRLAKEGDPAAINFPRGLTGPRDAAYDFSFSGLKTAVARWIEAKRNAGEDVPVRDVAASFQEAVVDVLTRKAIRACKDEGVDHLMIGGGVAANSRLRALAQERCDDAGIVLRVPRPKLCTDNGAMVAALGAEMVARNRPASDWDLSADSSLPVTDPHVPGTSHGHGHGHGSGHGHGHGHDHDHVHELSKDNLYS